A single Thermoanaerobacterium sp. RBIITD DNA region contains:
- the hemA gene encoding glutamyl-tRNA reductase: MNINDIKMVGIDQNTPIEIRERVSFGKEIKKALLKFKETYNAEVVILSTCHRSEIYVYSENIALKTIKDFFIEYFKVTEDELGQYLYILTGVDAVKHIFRVACGLESMVVGEDQILGQVKNAISISQENFASGKILNKLFRDAITLGKKVRTETGIKDLALSISYIAVKFISDEFKDLNDKKAFVIGTGEMGQIAIKNLISKGTKVYVSNRTHSKAVDLKKIIPEIEVVPYDDKYVQIARSDIVISATDAPHYTIDYEKFIKVYKGKKICMVDIALPRDIDPKIGEIEGVSIYTLDDLKKTADENKKKRIGFINVIEKIIESAVNNFVNWFKTLAIEPQIKNINKFADVISEIEFERVINKLSNIDERDKKNIEIALKRVAKKMSDLMIKHIKNDIINKKYEEVAIDFIDENGGNI, encoded by the coding sequence ATGAATATTAATGATATTAAAATGGTCGGAATTGATCAAAATACTCCAATAGAAATACGGGAACGTGTTTCCTTTGGTAAAGAAATAAAAAAAGCTTTATTAAAATTCAAGGAAACTTATAATGCTGAGGTTGTAATATTGTCTACATGCCATAGAAGTGAAATATACGTCTATTCAGAAAATATTGCTCTGAAAACTATTAAGGACTTTTTTATAGAATACTTTAAGGTAACTGAAGATGAATTAGGACAATATTTATATATTCTAACAGGAGTTGATGCGGTAAAACACATATTCAGAGTTGCATGTGGACTTGAATCGATGGTTGTTGGAGAAGATCAGATACTTGGACAGGTTAAGAATGCTATAAGTATTTCTCAGGAAAATTTTGCATCAGGTAAGATTCTAAATAAACTTTTTAGAGATGCAATTACACTAGGGAAAAAGGTTAGAACAGAAACAGGTATAAAGGATTTAGCACTATCAATTAGTTATATAGCAGTTAAATTTATAAGTGACGAATTTAAAGACTTAAATGATAAAAAAGCTTTTGTTATCGGCACAGGTGAAATGGGGCAAATAGCAATAAAAAATCTTATTTCAAAGGGTACAAAAGTTTATGTTTCAAATAGAACCCATAGTAAAGCAGTTGACTTAAAAAAGATTATACCTGAAATAGAAGTAGTTCCTTATGATGATAAATATGTTCAAATAGCAAGAAGTGACATAGTAATTAGTGCAACAGATGCTCCGCATTATACAATTGATTATGAAAAGTTTATAAAGGTCTATAAAGGTAAAAAGATATGTATGGTAGATATAGCATTACCAAGAGATATTGATCCTAAAATTGGAGAAATTGAAGGTGTTAGCATTTACACGCTCGATGATTTAAAGAAAACAGCAGATGAAAATAAAAAGAAACGAATAGGTTTTATTAACGTTATTGAGAAAATTATAGAATCGGCGGTAAATAATTTTGTTAATTGGTTTAAAACACTTGCAATAGAACCTCAGATAAAAAATATAAACAAATTTGCTGATGTGATATCTGAGATTGAATTTGAAAGAGTTATAAATAAGCTATCAAATATAGACGAAAGAGATAAAAAAAATATAGAAATCGCTTTAAAAAGAGTAGCAAAGAAAATGTCAGATTTAATGATAAAACATATAAAAAATGATATCATTAATAAGAAATATGAAGAAGTTGCTATAGATTTTATCGATGAAAATGGAGGAAATATATGA
- the hemC gene encoding hydroxymethylbilane synthase, whose product MKKKISVGTRGSELALTQTIILINEIKKFKPDFDFEIVKIKTQGDKILDKPLNNAGGKGLFVKEIEDKLIEGKIDIAVHSMKDMPFDVPEGLSLKAVLKREDPRDAFISSKGVRFEELRKGAKIGTSSLRRKAQLIDLRPDIEIVEIRGNVGTRLKKMKNENLDGIILAAAGLKRLGMENLITDYFDVDTMVPAACQGILAVETTKVFEEEFKEIYPILLDINTLFEASAERKVMKRFGGNCKIPIGVHAQYTKDAKKDIVNIRIAYKYGDKLFKCKGIGTIDDIDKIAEKLYKSCGGK is encoded by the coding sequence ATGAAAAAGAAAATAAGTGTCGGTACAAGAGGAAGTGAACTTGCTCTAACACAGACAATTATTTTAATTAATGAAATTAAAAAATTCAAACCTGATTTTGATTTTGAAATAGTAAAAATAAAAACACAAGGTGACAAAATACTTGATAAACCCTTGAACAATGCTGGGGGTAAAGGACTATTTGTAAAGGAAATAGAAGATAAGCTTATTGAAGGTAAGATAGATATAGCAGTACATAGTATGAAGGATATGCCATTTGATGTTCCAGAAGGACTAAGCCTAAAAGCTGTACTAAAGAGAGAGGATCCAAGAGACGCGTTTATATCATCTAAAGGAGTAAGATTTGAGGAGCTAAGAAAGGGTGCAAAAATTGGTACAAGCAGCTTAAGACGTAAGGCACAGTTAATTGATTTGAGACCTGATATTGAAATAGTAGAAATAAGAGGTAATGTCGGTACGAGGCTTAAAAAGATGAAAAACGAGAACCTTGATGGTATTATACTTGCTGCTGCTGGTCTTAAAAGGCTCGGAATGGAAAACCTTATAACTGACTATTTTGATGTTGATACTATGGTTCCAGCAGCGTGCCAAGGAATACTCGCAGTAGAAACCACGAAGGTTTTTGAAGAAGAATTTAAAGAGATTTATCCTATTCTTTTAGATATTAATACGCTTTTTGAAGCATCAGCAGAAAGAAAAGTAATGAAGAGATTTGGCGGTAATTGCAAGATACCAATAGGAGTGCATGCACAATACACAAAAGATGCTAAAAAAGATATCGTTAATATTAGGATAGCTTATAAATATGGTGATAAACTTTTTAAATGTAAAGGAATAGGGACAATAGATGACATAGATAAAATTGCTGAAAAACTTTATAAAAGTTGTGGAGGTAAATGA
- the cobA gene encoding uroporphyrinogen-III C-methyltransferase has product MSGKVYLIGTGPGDVGLLTIKAAKIIKTADVLIYDRLINKRILLMGRKDAKYIDVGKLPDHHKVPQWRINEIIYKEALGGKIVARIKGGDPFVFGRGGEEAEYLEEKNIEYEIIPGITSAVSVPAYAGIPITHRNFSSSFHVITGHECDEKENYLDFSVLSKLNGTLVFLMGINNLKTIVDKLIENGKSINASVAVIMNGTTPEQKVITGTLNDIYEKAEKHNIKNPSVIVVGEVVKLRDRLKWYENKKLFGKRALLTRTYNQSNKMYDILTEYGAEVITCPTIKLTPYIDNAIKFLNNINQYDYIVLTSINGVEVFSEAIKLIKYDIRKLYGVKIAAIGSKTSQMLEKINIYPDIMPKEYTSDALADKLYDLVKGKKIAILTSDIGGDILINKLRDCAYIEKIVLYKNEPNYEIRDILYDELNKGVDIAVFTSSSTFKYMHDILKDDIKNLLKGVNIAAIGPVTKKTIEEYGLKVNIMPEKYETDSLIKEILKYY; this is encoded by the coding sequence ATGTCTGGAAAAGTATATCTAATTGGAACAGGTCCAGGTGATGTAGGGCTTTTAACGATTAAAGCTGCAAAAATAATAAAAACAGCTGACGTTTTAATATATGATAGATTGATAAACAAAAGAATATTGTTGATGGGAAGAAAGGACGCGAAGTATATAGATGTAGGGAAACTCCCAGATCATCATAAAGTACCACAGTGGAGAATTAATGAGATAATCTATAAAGAGGCACTTGGAGGCAAAATTGTTGCAAGAATAAAGGGCGGAGATCCATTCGTATTCGGTAGAGGAGGGGAGGAAGCAGAATATTTAGAAGAAAAGAATATTGAATATGAGATCATACCGGGTATAACATCGGCTGTGTCTGTACCTGCATATGCTGGAATACCAATAACACATAGGAATTTTAGTTCATCATTTCATGTTATCACTGGACATGAATGCGATGAAAAAGAAAATTATTTAGATTTTAGTGTTCTTTCAAAACTGAATGGTACACTTGTATTTCTCATGGGTATTAACAATTTAAAGACAATAGTGGACAAATTAATAGAGAATGGCAAAAGCATAAATGCTTCTGTTGCTGTTATAATGAATGGGACAACCCCTGAGCAAAAAGTAATAACAGGTACACTAAATGATATATATGAAAAAGCAGAAAAACATAATATAAAAAATCCGTCAGTTATAGTGGTAGGTGAAGTTGTAAAGTTAAGGGATAGGCTTAAGTGGTATGAAAATAAAAAGTTATTTGGGAAAAGAGCCCTTTTGACACGTACATATAATCAATCGAATAAAATGTATGATATTTTAACTGAGTATGGTGCAGAGGTAATAACATGTCCTACTATTAAACTAACTCCATATATTGATAATGCTATAAAATTTTTGAATAATATAAATCAATATGATTATATAGTTCTTACAAGTATAAATGGTGTTGAAGTTTTTTCGGAAGCAATAAAATTAATAAAATATGATATTAGAAAATTGTATGGAGTAAAAATCGCGGCTATAGGAAGCAAAACTTCCCAAATGCTCGAAAAAATAAATATATATCCTGACATAATGCCTAAGGAATATACATCAGATGCACTTGCTGATAAATTATACGATTTAGTAAAAGGCAAAAAGATTGCCATATTGACATCTGATATAGGTGGCGATATATTAATAAATAAACTTAGAGATTGCGCTTATATAGAAAAAATTGTATTGTATAAGAATGAACCAAATTATGAGATAAGAGATATTCTCTATGATGAACTTAATAAAGGAGTTGATATAGCAGTATTTACAAGTTCATCAACTTTTAAATATATGCATGATATACTTAAGGATGATATAAAAAATTTATTAAAAGGTGTAAATATTGCAGCAATTGGACCGGTTACAAAAAAGACAATAGAGGAATATGGACTTAAGGTAAATATAATGCCAGAAAAATACGAAACAGATTCTCTCATAAAAGAGATCTTAAAATATTATTAA